One window of Colias croceus chromosome 6, ilColCroc2.1 genomic DNA carries:
- the LOC123692549 gene encoding ionotropic receptor 75a-like produces the protein MDGGNRRVHRRVMQSNNKRTCTGDRYELMDIFNFGKIQGNNLERKYLGTWSEESGLNVSASTFKYYDRWDFHNLTLRAVTVVLGRPKAFEPEMLTSLSYTKGISVFTKTAAQVLQPIREIHNMRFNYTVVGRWIGTVTKNASLAVMNTLYWHEQDIACTSARIFSNWLNWVDICHPPVGKIESRFFYLIPDKGIGNYENRFLTPLSPAVWWCAVAAGIFCACVLAVSAVVEKRPGPAVYAVLSVHGAVCQQAYEEGSQIIDEQLSSQGGRLTMLVIGMTSMLLYNYYTSSVVSWLLSAAPPTLQDIDGLINSDFELIFEDIGYTRGWFEDAGFFYYSGYKNPKEDVLRQKKVTHAKRYKDIYQPVEYGIELIKSGDYAYHTEPYTAYQSISRTFDDAELCRLGSLPMIKPSPTYVMTQKRSPYKQFFNWSLMRLKERGHITAIQARIAGFIATCSGSTPRALALGQAAPAFGLLVVSAILSLIIMFGEIVWFRWNKKPIKGRSRNARETNGKYFTRP, from the exons ATGGACGGTGGAAATCGGCGTGTTCATAGAAGGGTCATGCAATCAAACAATAAACGTACTTGCACAG ggGACCGTTACGAGCTAATGGACATATTCAACTTCGGCAAGATCCAAGGAAACAATTTGGAAAGGAAATACCTCGGAACTTGGAGCGAGGAAAGCG GTTTGAACGTTTCGGCGAGCAcattcaaatattatgatcGCTGGGATTTCCACAATTTGACGCTGCGCGCCGTCACCGTG GTTCTAGGTCGGCCTAAAGCCTTCGAACCCGAGATGTTAACCAGCTTGAGTTATACAAAGGGAATATCGGTGTTTACAAAAACCGCTGCCCAGGTCCTTCAGCCTATCCGAGAAATACATAACATGCG ATTTAATTATACAGTAGTTGGGCGTTGGATTGGTACAGTCACCAAAAATGCCTCATTA gCAGTGATGAACACTCTTTACTGGCATGAACAGGACATAGCGTGTACTTCTGCTAGAATCTTCTCGAATTGGTTAAATTGGGTCGATATTTGTCACCCACCTGTGGGGAAAATAGA ATCACGTTTCTTCTACCTCATACCAGACAAAGGTATAGGCAACTACGAGAACCGTTTCCTCACCCCGCTATCCCCCGCCGTGTGGTGGTGTGCTGTCGCCGCGGGTATATTCTGCGCGTGTGTGCTTGCAGTGTCCGCAGTTGTGGAGAAGCGGCCTGGGCCCGCCGTGTATGCTGTGTTGAGCGTGCACGGCGCGGTTTGCCAACAAG cGTATGAAGAGGGGTCTCAAATAATAGATGAACAGCTTTCAAGCCAAG GTGGTCGCCTCACCATGCTAGTAATAGGAATGACGAGCATGCTACTGTATAACTACTACACAAGTAGCGTAGTATCCTGGCTGCTGAGTGCCGCCCCTCCAACCCTTCAAGATATAGATGGACTTATTAACAGCGATTTTGAACTTATCTTTGAAGATATTGGATATACCAGAGGGTGGTTTGAG GACGCCGGTTTCTTTTATTACAGTGGTTATAAAAATCCAAAAGAAGATGTGTTGAGACAGAAAAAAGTAACTCATGCAAAACGTTATAAAGATATCTATCAGCCTGTTGAATATGGCATCGAATTGATAAAAAGTggag ATTACGCATACCATACGGAGCCGTACACAGCATACCAGTCCATTTCTCGAACGTTCGACGACGCAGAGCTCTGCAGGCTTGGCTCCTTACCAATGATCAAACCTTCCCCTACGTATGTTATGACGCAGAAACGGAGCCCTTATAAGCAATTCTTTAATTGGAG TTTAATGCGACTAAAAGAGAGAGGTCACATAACAGCCATACAGGCGCGGATAGCCGGGTTCATCGCAACTTGTTCGGGTAGTACCCCTCGAGCGCTGGCTTTGGGGCAAGCTGCACCAGCTTTTGGACTGCTTGTAGTGTCAGCTATTCTGTCacttattataatgtttggAGAAATTGTTTGGTTTCG GTGGAATAAAAAGCCCATAAAGGGTCGTTCTCGTAATGCACGAGAGACCAACGGGAAATATTTTACGAGGCCCTAA